From a region of the Canis lupus dingo isolate Sandy chromosome 5, ASM325472v2, whole genome shotgun sequence genome:
- the TVP23C gene encoding Golgi apparatus membrane protein TVP23 homolog C isoform X5 — translation MVTIILLLSCDFWAVKNVTGRLMVGLRWWNHIDEDGKSHWVFESRKASAQESKTVSEAESRIFWLGLIACPVLWVIFAFSALFSFRVKWLAVVIMGVVLQGANLYGYIRCKVGSRKNLTNMATSYLGKQFLRQNAGEDQTS, via the exons ATGGTGACAATTATCTTGTTGTTGTCATGTGACTTTTGGGCAGTCAAG AATGTCACCGGTAGACTCATGGTTGGTCTGCGTTGGTGGAATCATATAGATGAAGATGGAAAAAGCCATTGGGTGTTTGAGTCCAGGAAG GCATCTGCTCAAGAGAGTAAAACAGTTTCTGAGGCCGAATCAAGAATCTTTTGGTTAGGACTTATTGCCTGTCCTGTGCTGTGGGTGATATTTGCCTTTAGCGCGCTTTTCTCCTTCCGAGTGAAGTGGTTG gcGGTGGTTATCATGGGTGTGGTGCTACAAGGTGCCAACCTGTATGGCTATATCAGGTGCAAGGTGGGCAGCAGGAAGAATTTAACCAACATGGCTACATCTTATCTTGGAAAGCAGTTTTTAAGACAA aATGCTGGAGAAGACCAGACTTCCTGA